Proteins co-encoded in one Variovorax terrae genomic window:
- a CDS encoding glycerate kinase yields the protein MNFQKIIVPVVGVVLVAVAYRAYGWGGVAIVAGAAVMWMLLHFTRMMQVLRRAANRPVGYVDSAVMLNAKLKPGMTLLHVVAMTRALGEGRSPKDEQPELFRWTDGSESHVTCEFLNGKLVKWELVRPAPPAESA from the coding sequence ATGAATTTCCAGAAAATCATTGTCCCCGTGGTCGGCGTCGTGCTGGTGGCCGTGGCCTACCGCGCCTATGGCTGGGGCGGCGTGGCCATCGTGGCGGGCGCCGCCGTGATGTGGATGCTGCTGCACTTCACGCGCATGATGCAGGTGCTGCGGCGCGCCGCCAACCGGCCGGTCGGCTATGTCGACAGCGCCGTGATGCTCAACGCCAAGCTCAAGCCCGGCATGACCCTGCTCCATGTGGTGGCCATGACCCGGGCGCTGGGCGAGGGCCGCTCGCCCAAGGACGAGCAGCCCGAACTCTTTCGCTGGACCGACGGCAGCGAGTCGCACGTGACCTGCGAGTTCCTCAACGGCAAGCTCGTGAAGTGGGAACTCGTGCGCCCGGCCCCGCCGGCGGAATCCGCGTAG